Proteins from a genomic interval of Clostridium sp. M62/1:
- the carB gene encoding carbamoyl-phosphate synthase large subunit: MPFNHSIKKVLVIGSGPIVIGQAAEFDYAGAQACRALREEGLEIVLVNSNPATIMTDHMMADRIYIEPLTLETVKRIIEKEKPDSILSGLGGQTGLTLCMQLAHDGFLEEHGVKLLGSSPETIDRAEDRQLFKDTMESIGQPCVPSKVVNETEDALEFAKTIGYPVIVRPAFTLGGTGGGIADSEEELREIARNGLALSPIHQILVEKGISGWKEIEFEVIRDRTGNCITVCSMENFDPVGIHTGDSIVIAPAVTLADREYQMLRSAALRIVDTLQVEGGCNCQFALNPESFEYAVIEVNPRVSRSSALASKATGYPIAKVATKIAVGYTLDEIKNAVTGNTYAAFEPALDYVAVKFPKWPFEKFVYAERTLGTQMKATGEVMSISDSFESAIMKAVRGAEISTETLSFAWIRALTDGELKDRIHVQDDSRLFVVCEALRRGITVEEIHGITKIDEWFLWKLRNIVDYEKEIEERQLTGELYMRGKKLGFTDRSLETISGHPLPAKAAPVYRMVDTCAGEFAAQTPYFYGVYSSEEEGGENEVLPFIRNPGKTVVVFGSGPIRIGQGIEFDYASVHCVQVLKGLGYEVVIVNNNPETVSTDFDTADRLYFEPLTTEDVKNILQAEKPCGVVVAFGGQTAIRLTRFLAESGVPVIGTCADSIDMAEDRERFDELLDRLHIAKPKGHTVMTEEEAIRAAESVGYPVLMRPSYVLGGQNMIIAFDEADIREYMKIILAQNIENPVLIDKYLEGTEIEVDAIYDGTDILLPGIMEHVERSGIHSGDSIAIYPAMHLTPETEEKIAETTKKLCEGLNAVGIVNVQYIVADGEIYIIEVNPRASRTVPYLSKVTGVPMVDLAVKASLGMKLRDLGFGTGLYRKSRYTAVKVPVFSFEKLIDVDVQLGPEMKSTGEVLGIGRDLKEALYKGLLGAGYKMFHEGGVFFTVRRSDKKELPALAEKFAFLGFRLYATEGNARVLREAGFAVNMVPKIDENSEYNSMTILETGRVQYIISTSAKGRIPARDSVRIRRRACLLGVPCLTSIDTAGALADSLMSRYNEDNTVLVDINRMQEERIQGEQVQSGRREEHGGRY, from the coding sequence ATGCCTTTCAATCATTCAATTAAAAAGGTGCTTGTGATCGGCTCCGGCCCCATTGTCATCGGACAGGCAGCAGAATTCGACTATGCGGGAGCGCAGGCCTGCCGTGCCCTCAGGGAGGAGGGGCTGGAAATTGTCTTGGTGAATTCAAATCCGGCTACCATTATGACGGATCACATGATGGCAGACAGAATATACATTGAGCCGCTGACCCTTGAAACGGTGAAGAGGATTATTGAGAAGGAAAAGCCGGACAGCATTCTCTCCGGTCTCGGCGGCCAGACGGGGCTTACACTTTGTATGCAGCTGGCCCATGACGGGTTCTTAGAGGAGCATGGAGTAAAGCTTTTAGGCTCTTCGCCGGAAACTATCGACAGAGCAGAGGACAGGCAGCTCTTTAAGGATACTATGGAGTCCATCGGACAGCCCTGCGTCCCGTCAAAGGTAGTCAATGAGACAGAGGACGCCCTGGAATTTGCGAAGACCATCGGATATCCGGTGATTGTCCGCCCGGCCTTCACCCTGGGAGGAACGGGAGGAGGAATCGCAGACAGTGAGGAGGAGCTTCGGGAGATTGCAAGAAACGGCCTTGCCCTGTCGCCGATTCACCAGATTCTGGTGGAGAAAGGGATTTCCGGCTGGAAAGAGATTGAGTTTGAGGTGATCAGGGACAGGACAGGAAACTGCATCACCGTCTGCTCAATGGAAAACTTTGATCCGGTAGGGATCCACACAGGCGACAGCATTGTCATCGCCCCTGCGGTGACGCTGGCAGACAGGGAGTACCAGATGCTTCGCTCTGCGGCTCTCAGGATTGTGGATACCCTTCAGGTAGAGGGCGGCTGCAACTGCCAGTTCGCACTGAATCCAGAGTCTTTCGAGTATGCAGTGATCGAGGTAAACCCGAGAGTGTCCCGCTCCTCGGCCCTGGCATCCAAGGCCACAGGCTATCCAATCGCCAAGGTAGCCACCAAGATTGCCGTGGGATACACCCTGGATGAGATCAAAAATGCAGTGACAGGAAATACGTACGCCGCCTTTGAGCCGGCTCTGGACTATGTGGCTGTAAAGTTCCCCAAGTGGCCCTTTGAGAAATTCGTGTATGCAGAGAGGACGCTGGGAACTCAGATGAAGGCCACTGGGGAGGTTATGTCCATCTCCGACAGCTTTGAGTCAGCCATTATGAAAGCGGTGAGAGGGGCGGAGATCTCCACAGAAACCCTGAGTTTTGCGTGGATACGCGCCCTGACGGACGGGGAGCTGAAAGACCGCATTCACGTCCAGGATGACAGCCGCCTTTTTGTAGTCTGCGAGGCCTTAAGACGGGGGATCACAGTGGAGGAAATCCACGGGATCACAAAGATTGACGAGTGGTTTCTCTGGAAGCTCAGAAATATAGTCGATTATGAGAAGGAGATTGAGGAAAGGCAGCTGACCGGGGAGCTGTATATGCGAGGCAAGAAACTGGGCTTTACAGACCGCTCCCTTGAGACCATATCCGGCCATCCCCTGCCTGCGAAGGCTGCTCCTGTGTACCGGATGGTTGATACCTGTGCCGGCGAGTTTGCCGCCCAGACACCTTACTTCTACGGCGTTTACAGCAGCGAGGAGGAGGGAGGAGAAAATGAGGTGCTGCCGTTTATCAGAAATCCCGGGAAAACCGTCGTGGTATTTGGCTCCGGCCCCATCCGTATCGGGCAGGGAATTGAGTTTGACTATGCCAGCGTTCACTGTGTCCAGGTGCTGAAGGGGCTGGGCTATGAGGTAGTGATTGTCAACAATAATCCGGAGACTGTTTCCACGGATTTCGACACGGCAGACCGTCTCTACTTTGAGCCGCTGACGACGGAGGATGTGAAGAACATCCTTCAGGCGGAGAAGCCCTGCGGGGTGGTGGTGGCCTTCGGCGGCCAGACTGCAATCCGGCTGACCAGGTTTCTGGCAGAGAGCGGGGTGCCGGTTATCGGAACCTGTGCAGACAGCATCGATATGGCGGAGGACAGAGAACGGTTTGATGAGCTCTTAGACCGTCTGCACATTGCAAAGCCGAAGGGGCACACAGTCATGACAGAAGAAGAGGCCATCCGGGCAGCAGAGAGCGTGGGGTATCCGGTTCTGATGCGCCCGTCCTATGTACTGGGGGGTCAGAACATGATTATCGCCTTCGACGAGGCGGACATCAGAGAGTATATGAAAATTATCCTGGCTCAGAATATTGAAAATCCGGTGCTCATTGACAAGTACCTGGAGGGTACGGAGATAGAGGTGGATGCCATCTATGACGGAACAGATATTCTGCTTCCGGGAATCATGGAGCATGTGGAGCGTTCAGGCATCCACTCCGGCGACAGCATAGCCATCTATCCGGCCATGCACCTGACGCCGGAGACGGAGGAGAAGATCGCAGAGACCACGAAAAAGCTCTGTGAAGGTCTCAACGCCGTCGGCATTGTCAATGTCCAGTACATTGTGGCAGACGGGGAGATCTATATTATAGAGGTAAACCCTAGGGCATCCAGAACCGTTCCCTACCTGTCGAAGGTGACGGGAGTGCCGATGGTCGATCTGGCGGTAAAGGCAAGCCTTGGAATGAAGCTCAGAGATCTTGGCTTTGGCACGGGGCTTTACAGAAAATCACGGTACACGGCAGTCAAGGTACCGGTGTTCTCCTTTGAGAAGCTGATTGATGTGGACGTACAGCTGGGGCCGGAGATGAAATCAACCGGTGAGGTTCTGGGCATTGGACGGGATCTGAAGGAGGCACTCTACAAAGGGCTCTTGGGAGCCGGCTACAAGATGTTCCACGAGGGAGGCGTGTTCTTTACTGTCAGGAGAAGTGATAAAAAAGAGCTTCCTGCGCTGGCGGAGAAGTTTGCATTCCTGGGCTTCAGGCTCTACGCCACAGAGGGAAATGCCAGAGTGCTCCGGGAGGCCGGATTTGCGGTTAACATGGTTCCGAAGATCGATGAGAACAGCGAGTACAACAGCATGACCATCCTGGAAACAGGGAGAGTGCAGTATATTATCTCTACCTCTGCCAAGGGACGGATTCCGGCCAGGGACAGCGTGAGGATCCGCCGCAGAGCCTGTCTGCTGGGCGTTCCGTGCCTGACCTCCATCGACACGGCAGGCGCGCTGGCAGACAGCCTGATGAGCAGGTACAATGAGGACAACACGGTTCTGGTGGATATTAACCGGATGCAGGAGGAAAGGATTCAGGGAGAGCAGGTACAGTCAGGAAGGAGAGAAGAGCATGGCGGCAGATATTAA
- a CDS encoding CTP synthase, which produces MTKYIFVTGGVVSGLGKGITAASLGRLLKARGLKVAAQKLDPYINVDPGTMSPYQHGEVYVTEDGAETDLDLGHYERFIDEDLNQYSNLTTGKVYWNVLSKERRGEYLGETVQVIPHITNEIKDFIYRVGKKTNADVVITEIGGTTGDIESQPFLEAIRQVGLEVGRENSLYIHVTLVPFLRGSNEHKSKPTQHSVRELQGMGIKPDLIVLRCDEPLEEEIFKKTALFCNVKEDCIFENLTIPVLYEAPLMLEREHFSEIVCRELQLRAREPDLADWKAMVERIKGRKKTVTIGLVGKYTKLHDAYLSVAEALSHAGYDCGSRIDIRWIDSETVREDNAAQVLGACDGIIVPGGFGTRGIDGMVEAARYCREHNVPFLGICLGMQIAVIEFARNVCGMTGASSREFNPDSPYKVIDFLPDQDDLTDKGGTLRLGAYPCSIKKGSRMEACYGSSLIYERHRHRYEFNNSYRDRLEANGLVISGTSPDGKLVETVEIPGNDFYVGVQFHPEFKSRPNRPHPLFKGLVESALKKRENLR; this is translated from the coding sequence ATGACGAAGTACATTTTTGTGACAGGCGGAGTGGTATCCGGACTTGGAAAAGGGATCACGGCGGCTTCTCTCGGGCGGCTGCTGAAGGCCAGAGGCTTAAAGGTTGCCGCACAGAAGCTGGATCCCTATATCAATGTGGATCCGGGGACTATGAGCCCTTATCAGCACGGAGAGGTATACGTGACAGAGGACGGCGCGGAGACTGATTTGGATCTCGGACACTATGAGCGGTTTATCGATGAGGATCTGAACCAGTATTCCAATCTGACGACGGGGAAGGTTTACTGGAATGTCCTCAGCAAGGAGCGCCGGGGGGAGTATCTGGGAGAGACGGTTCAGGTGATCCCTCACATAACCAACGAAATCAAGGATTTTATCTACAGGGTTGGCAAAAAGACGAACGCGGATGTGGTGATCACTGAAATCGGCGGAACCACCGGCGACATCGAAAGCCAGCCCTTTTTGGAGGCTATCCGCCAGGTGGGGCTGGAAGTCGGCAGGGAAAACAGCCTTTACATTCATGTGACTCTTGTTCCGTTCCTGAGGGGAAGCAATGAGCATAAGTCAAAACCCACCCAGCACTCGGTCCGGGAGCTTCAGGGGATGGGAATTAAGCCGGATCTGATCGTACTTCGCTGCGACGAGCCTCTGGAGGAGGAAATTTTCAAAAAGACAGCCCTGTTCTGCAACGTGAAAGAGGACTGTATTTTTGAAAATCTGACGATCCCTGTACTCTATGAAGCTCCCCTGATGCTGGAGCGGGAACATTTTTCAGAGATTGTCTGCCGGGAGCTTCAGCTGAGAGCCAGGGAGCCGGATCTTGCCGACTGGAAGGCCATGGTGGAGCGGATCAAGGGAAGGAAAAAGACAGTGACCATAGGCCTGGTGGGCAAATACACAAAACTCCATGACGCCTATCTCTCTGTGGCTGAAGCCCTGAGCCATGCAGGCTATGACTGCGGCTCAAGAATCGATATCCGCTGGATTGACTCGGAAACTGTGAGAGAGGACAATGCTGCCCAGGTGTTAGGAGCCTGTGACGGAATTATCGTGCCGGGCGGCTTCGGGACGAGAGGAATCGACGGAATGGTGGAGGCTGCCAGATACTGCAGAGAGCACAATGTCCCCTTCCTGGGAATCTGTCTGGGAATGCAGATTGCCGTGATTGAGTTTGCCAGAAATGTCTGCGGCATGACAGGGGCGTCGTCCAGGGAGTTCAATCCGGATTCCCCCTATAAGGTGATCGATTTTCTTCCGGATCAGGATGATCTTACGGACAAAGGGGGAACACTCAGACTGGGGGCTTATCCGTGCAGCATAAAGAAGGGCAGCAGAATGGAGGCGTGCTACGGCAGCAGCCTCATTTATGAGCGCCACCGCCATCGCTATGAATTTAACAACAGTTACAGGGACAGGCTGGAGGCAAACGGACTCGTCATCAGCGGCACATCCCCGGACGGAAAGCTGGTAGAGACAGTGGAAATACCCGGGAATGATTTTTATGTGGGCGTCCAGTTCCACCCTGAGTTTAAGAGCCGTCCGAACCGGCCTCACCCTCTGTTTAAAGGGCTTGTGGAGAGCGCGCTGAAAAAGAGAGAAAATCTGCGCTAA
- the asnB gene encoding asparagine synthase B, whose translation MCSIMCCCRAGADREEFSSLFGRSEERGPDDTRIVDTGRGLIGFKRLAIMGLSPEGMQPFSDKDICVACNGELYGFRPVREALIKEGWEFKSGSDCELLLPLYKKYGTGMFRLLDAEFALVLFDKASGSFLAARDPFGIRPLFYGYDSQGAICFASEARCLVGLCRRIFPFPPGCYYKDGAFVKYRDVSAPSADSIFSRRFPSPFHPDEEHLSDPSEDLDTICRNIRILLTDGVKKRLDSDAPMGFLLSGGLDSSLVCAIASRLLSRPIRTFAIGMAKDAIDLKYAREAAEYIGSEHTEVLIDREDVIRALDPVISILGTYDITTIRASIGMYLLCQEIHRTTDIRVLMTGEISDELFGYKYTDFAPDAAAFQEESKKRVRELYLYDVLRADRCISDNSMEGRVPFGDLAFAEYVMSIDPEKKRNVYGKGKYLLRRAFLGSGILPENLLMREKAAFSDAVGHSMVDCLKEYADCLYSDSEFSSKAAVFDFCPPFTKESLLYREIFERHYPGQAEMIPGYWMPNQSWEGCHVADPSARYLSNYGDSGK comes from the coding sequence ATGTGTTCAATTATGTGCTGCTGCAGGGCCGGGGCCGACAGGGAGGAGTTTTCCTCCCTCTTCGGCCGCTCGGAGGAGAGAGGCCCTGACGATACGAGAATTGTAGATACCGGCCGCGGCCTCATAGGCTTTAAGCGGCTGGCGATTATGGGGCTCTCCCCCGAAGGTATGCAGCCCTTTTCAGATAAAGACATCTGCGTCGCCTGCAACGGCGAACTGTACGGGTTCCGACCTGTCCGGGAAGCCCTTATTAAAGAGGGATGGGAGTTTAAGAGCGGCAGCGACTGTGAACTTCTCCTGCCGCTGTATAAAAAATACGGAACCGGCATGTTCCGTCTCTTAGACGCAGAGTTTGCTCTTGTTCTGTTCGACAAAGCTTCCGGCTCCTTCCTTGCAGCCAGAGATCCTTTCGGCATCCGTCCTCTTTTCTATGGATATGACAGCCAGGGGGCTATCTGCTTTGCAAGCGAGGCCAGATGCCTCGTAGGCCTGTGCCGGAGAATCTTTCCCTTTCCTCCCGGCTGCTACTACAAGGACGGCGCCTTCGTAAAATACAGGGACGTGTCCGCCCCGTCGGCGGACAGTATCTTTTCCCGCCGTTTTCCCTCTCCCTTTCACCCGGATGAGGAACACCTGTCCGATCCTTCTGAAGATTTAGATACCATCTGCCGAAACATCAGGATCCTTCTCACAGACGGTGTGAAAAAGAGGCTGGATTCAGACGCTCCCATGGGCTTTCTGCTGAGCGGCGGCCTGGATTCCTCCCTTGTATGCGCCATCGCATCCCGTCTGCTTAGCCGTCCCATCCGCACCTTTGCCATCGGAATGGCAAAAGACGCCATTGACCTCAAATACGCCCGGGAGGCCGCCGAATACATCGGAAGCGAACACACGGAAGTACTCATAGACCGCGAAGATGTAATCCGCGCGCTGGATCCGGTGATTTCTATTCTGGGCACCTATGACATTACCACCATCCGGGCTTCCATCGGAATGTACCTGCTCTGCCAGGAGATTCACAGAACCACCGACATCCGTGTTCTGATGACAGGGGAGATTTCCGACGAGCTGTTCGGCTATAAATATACGGATTTTGCCCCTGACGCCGCAGCCTTCCAGGAGGAGAGCAAAAAACGTGTAAGGGAGCTTTATCTGTACGACGTGCTGAGAGCAGACCGGTGCATCAGCGACAATTCCATGGAGGGCCGCGTCCCCTTCGGAGATCTGGCCTTTGCAGAATATGTCATGAGCATCGACCCTGAGAAAAAGAGAAATGTCTATGGAAAGGGCAAGTATCTGCTGCGCCGGGCATTTCTGGGCTCCGGCATTCTCCCTGAGAACCTCCTGATGCGCGAAAAGGCCGCATTCTCTGACGCGGTAGGCCATTCCATGGTAGACTGTCTGAAGGAATATGCGGACTGCCTCTACAGCGACAGTGAATTTTCATCCAAAGCCGCCGTCTTTGATTTCTGCCCGCCCTTCACGAAGGAATCTCTCCTGTACCGGGAGATTTTTGAGCGTCACTATCCCGGCCAGGCGGAAATGATCCCGGGCTACTGGATGCCGAATCAGAGCTGGGAGGGCTGCCATGTAGCTGATCCCTCTGCCCGGTATCTGTCCAACTACGGCGATAGCGGAAAATAG
- a CDS encoding DUF6930 domain-containing protein produces MRREASLELWKSLYKAAVRLMELAPWDNFWDTDLVAIQLKDKREPVFMSIAGRGIAGCGVTMYEGERGLEDFDLLEGTRGEEGPFSVFALREQQCVSLSFVDREDVPKEQRDRIKELNLSFRGRGKWPCFLAFEKAYAPWTPDERQVSVMAQALWELCEAAGDVKSGKVKIRYERGEHLWRSYDSEAGEWRNYSAPLPDGNRKYPLARLRSQDQIEAVKSRPRSIYELCMDLFYMNAEVMEEGYDKPFFPRAFLVMDKRSRKIANMQVLEPRDSEVNAILHFLLTYVMKSGRPRTIYARNPWIFAALTDTCKKCDIPLVHSDLEEMEEMVEQLTDAGTEDGQE; encoded by the coding sequence ATGAGAAGAGAAGCCTCCCTGGAATTGTGGAAATCTCTGTATAAGGCTGCCGTTCGTCTGATGGAACTTGCTCCATGGGACAATTTCTGGGATACGGATCTGGTAGCGATACAGCTGAAGGATAAAAGAGAACCTGTGTTTATGAGTATTGCAGGCCGGGGAATTGCCGGCTGCGGAGTGACGATGTATGAGGGAGAGAGAGGGCTGGAGGACTTTGATCTTCTGGAGGGAACCAGGGGTGAGGAAGGACCCTTCAGTGTTTTTGCGCTCAGAGAACAGCAGTGTGTCTCCTTAAGCTTTGTGGATCGGGAGGATGTGCCGAAGGAGCAGCGTGACAGGATAAAGGAGCTGAATCTCTCCTTCCGCGGCAGAGGCAAATGGCCCTGCTTTCTCGCCTTCGAGAAGGCCTATGCGCCGTGGACTCCTGACGAAAGGCAGGTGTCCGTTATGGCCCAGGCCCTGTGGGAGCTGTGCGAGGCGGCAGGTGACGTGAAGTCCGGAAAGGTGAAAATCCGATATGAGAGGGGAGAGCACCTGTGGCGTTCCTATGACAGTGAGGCAGGAGAGTGGAGAAACTATTCGGCGCCTCTACCTGACGGGAACAGAAAGTATCCTCTTGCAAGGCTGAGAAGCCAGGACCAGATAGAGGCTGTGAAGTCCAGACCCAGGAGCATTTATGAACTGTGTATGGATCTGTTCTACATGAATGCGGAGGTGATGGAGGAGGGCTATGACAAGCCGTTTTTCCCCCGCGCCTTTCTGGTTATGGATAAGAGAAGCAGGAAAATTGCCAATATGCAGGTTTTAGAGCCCAGGGACAGCGAGGTAAACGCGATCCTCCATTTCCTGCTCACCTATGTGATGAAGAGCGGAAGGCCGCGCACCATTTACGCCAGAAATCCCTGGATCTTTGCGGCTCTGACCGATACCTGCAAAAAGTGTGACATCCCTCTTGTGCACAGCGATCTGGAAGAGATGGAAGAGATGGTGGAACAGCTGACGGACGCTGGGACAGAGGACGGACAGGAGTAG
- a CDS encoding glutamine synthetase III produces the protein MKKPDAIFGSMVFGENAMRERLPKDVYRQLLRTIHDGRSLDPQIADTVANAMKDWALDHGATHFTHWFQPMTGITAEKHDSFITPAGDGKIIMDFSGKELIKGEPDASSFPNGGLRATFEARGYTAWDPTSYAFIKDRVLCIPTAFCSYGGEALDKKTPLLRSMEALSRQAVRILRLFGNGGVSWVRPTIGAEQEYFLIDEEVFLKRKDLILTGRTLFGATSPKGQELDDHYFGAVKPRVQAFMDELNEELWKLGILAKTEHNEVAPAQHELAPVFITANVAMDQNQLTMEMMQKIARRHHMVCLLHEKPFEGINGSGKHDNWSLCDSLGNNLLDPGNTPGSNLQFLLFLCAVIKAVDEYQDLLRLSVASAGNDHRLGANEAPPAIVSIFIGSDLEKVLDSIESGCPYDGCGEREFMRGAHVLPKFPRDTTDRNRTSPFAFTGNKFEFRMPGSSSSLSGPNIMLNTAVAEELRQFADILEPAGDFEAALHTLLKKTISEHKRIIFNGNGYDESWIEEARTRGLLNLKTTPDAVSHFTDEKNLALFSRHRVFSEAEAKARCEIMFENYVKVLNIEALTMSEMVLRDILPAVSRFSGELAAAARRKARLSSKAPSGYECTVAAQLSSLADQAFEEAGELERRLGEAREMAKLCEQAFFYRDSIVPAMEALRSTVDRMEGLTDSSAWPYPSYSDIIFSVK, from the coding sequence ATGAAAAAACCTGACGCCATTTTCGGTTCTATGGTATTCGGCGAAAACGCCATGAGAGAACGTCTTCCAAAGGACGTATACCGCCAGCTTCTGCGCACCATCCATGACGGGCGAAGCCTGGATCCCCAGATAGCCGATACCGTTGCCAACGCTATGAAGGACTGGGCTCTGGATCATGGAGCCACCCACTTTACTCACTGGTTTCAGCCCATGACAGGCATCACCGCTGAAAAGCACGACAGCTTCATTACTCCCGCCGGCGATGGAAAAATTATCATGGATTTTTCCGGCAAAGAGCTCATAAAGGGCGAACCGGACGCCTCCTCTTTCCCTAATGGAGGGCTGAGAGCCACCTTTGAGGCAAGAGGCTACACCGCCTGGGATCCCACCTCCTACGCCTTTATCAAAGACCGGGTGCTGTGCATTCCCACTGCGTTCTGCTCCTACGGCGGGGAGGCTCTGGATAAGAAGACGCCTCTTCTCAGGAGTATGGAAGCTCTGAGCCGTCAGGCTGTCCGCATTCTGCGCCTCTTCGGCAATGGCGGCGTATCCTGGGTGCGCCCCACTATCGGAGCAGAGCAGGAATATTTTCTCATCGATGAGGAGGTATTCCTGAAGCGAAAGGATCTGATTCTGACCGGCAGAACTCTGTTCGGCGCCACATCCCCCAAGGGACAGGAGCTGGACGATCACTACTTCGGCGCGGTCAAGCCCAGGGTCCAGGCTTTTATGGACGAGCTGAATGAGGAGCTGTGGAAGCTGGGCATCCTGGCAAAGACAGAGCACAATGAGGTGGCCCCTGCCCAGCATGAGCTGGCTCCCGTGTTTATCACCGCCAATGTGGCCATGGATCAGAATCAGCTCACCATGGAGATGATGCAGAAGATTGCCAGACGCCACCATATGGTATGCCTGCTCCACGAGAAGCCCTTTGAGGGAATCAACGGAAGCGGCAAACACGACAACTGGTCTCTGTGCGACAGCCTTGGAAATAACCTGCTGGATCCCGGAAACACGCCTGGAAGCAATCTCCAGTTTCTTCTCTTCCTCTGTGCCGTCATAAAGGCGGTGGACGAGTATCAGGATCTCCTTCGTCTGAGCGTCGCCTCCGCGGGAAATGATCACCGCCTGGGCGCCAACGAAGCCCCTCCTGCCATCGTTTCCATTTTTATCGGCTCCGATCTGGAAAAGGTGCTGGATTCCATTGAGAGCGGCTGCCCCTATGACGGATGCGGTGAGAGGGAGTTTATGCGCGGCGCCCATGTGCTCCCAAAATTTCCACGGGATACCACCGACAGAAACAGGACTTCCCCCTTTGCCTTTACAGGCAATAAGTTTGAGTTTCGTATGCCAGGCTCCTCCTCCTCTCTCTCCGGCCCCAACATTATGCTGAACACAGCTGTGGCCGAGGAACTCCGGCAGTTTGCCGATATTCTGGAACCGGCCGGGGACTTTGAGGCAGCTCTCCACACCCTGCTGAAAAAGACCATATCTGAACATAAACGGATTATTTTCAACGGAAACGGTTACGATGAGAGCTGGATCGAAGAGGCCAGGACCCGCGGGCTCCTGAACCTGAAAACTACTCCGGACGCTGTGTCACATTTTACAGATGAAAAGAATCTGGCTCTCTTTTCCAGGCACAGGGTATTCAGTGAGGCAGAGGCAAAGGCCCGCTGTGAGATCATGTTTGAGAACTATGTGAAGGTTCTGAATATCGAAGCGCTGACCATGAGCGAGATGGTGCTCCGGGATATTCTTCCGGCCGTATCCCGCTTTTCCGGAGAGCTGGCAGCGGCGGCCCGCAGAAAAGCGCGGCTGTCCTCCAAGGCTCCGTCTGGCTATGAGTGCACAGTGGCGGCTCAGCTGTCCTCCCTTGCTGATCAGGCTTTTGAGGAGGCAGGCGAGCTGGAAAGGCGGCTGGGAGAAGCGAGGGAAATGGCAAAGCTCTGTGAACAGGCCTTTTTCTATCGTGACAGCATCGTGCCTGCCATGGAGGCCCTGCGCTCCACAGTGGATCGCATGGAGGGTCTGACCGATTCCAGCGCATGGCCTTATCCGTCCTACAGCGATATTATATTCAGTGTGAAATAG
- a CDS encoding carbamoyl phosphate synthase small subunit: protein MNRYLVLENGKVLKGTAFGADREVTAEIVFTTAMTGYIETLTDKSYKGQAVVQTFPLIGNYGIIREDQESGTAGLSAYIVREWCAHPSNFRCDTDLDSYLKENQIPGICGIDTRALTKMLREHGTMNGFITDDPSRADLEQIRAFRCENPVSQVTIHEPTLFRGRASRRLVVMLDFGRKDNILRSLLERDCDVWVLPASTSPKEVLKYKPDGIFLTNGPGDPAENTEIIKNLRELLESGIPMMGICLGHQLLALAHGFQTEKMKYGHRGANQPVKDGKTGRIYITSQNHGYAVREDSIDTSVAETSFVNVNDGTNEGLRYKNYPVYSVQFHPEACGGPKDTDFLFDDFLGMLKR from the coding sequence ATGAACAGATACCTTGTCCTGGAGAACGGAAAAGTGCTGAAAGGCACGGCTTTCGGAGCTGACAGAGAGGTAACGGCAGAGATCGTGTTTACCACGGCCATGACAGGCTACATTGAGACGCTGACAGATAAGAGCTATAAAGGGCAGGCGGTTGTCCAGACCTTTCCTCTGATTGGAAATTATGGAATCATCAGGGAGGATCAGGAGAGCGGGACTGCAGGGCTTTCTGCCTATATTGTGCGGGAATGGTGCGCCCATCCCTCCAATTTCCGGTGCGATACAGATCTGGACAGCTACCTGAAGGAAAACCAGATTCCCGGCATCTGCGGTATTGACACAAGGGCTCTCACAAAAATGCTCAGAGAGCATGGAACTATGAACGGGTTCATCACAGATGACCCGTCGAGAGCAGATCTGGAACAGATCAGGGCCTTTCGCTGTGAGAACCCGGTTTCCCAGGTGACAATCCATGAGCCGACGCTGTTTCGCGGCAGGGCCAGCCGCAGACTGGTGGTCATGCTGGATTTCGGAAGGAAGGACAATATTCTGCGCTCCCTCCTGGAGAGAGACTGTGACGTGTGGGTGCTTCCGGCTTCCACTTCCCCAAAGGAGGTTCTCAAGTACAAGCCGGACGGAATTTTCCTGACAAACGGTCCGGGAGATCCGGCAGAGAACACGGAGATTATAAAAAATCTGAGAGAGCTTTTGGAAAGCGGTATTCCGATGATGGGAATCTGTCTCGGCCATCAGCTTCTGGCCCTTGCACACGGTTTTCAGACAGAGAAGATGAAATACGGCCACAGGGGAGCCAACCAGCCTGTAAAGGACGGAAAGACAGGGCGGATTTACATTACCTCCCAGAATCACGGCTATGCGGTGAGGGAGGACAGCATCGATACCTCTGTAGCTGAAACCTCCTTTGTCAATGTCAATGACGGGACCAATGAGGGGCTGCGCTATAAAAATTACCCCGTGTACTCCGTCCAGTTTCACCCGGAGGCGTGCGGAGGCCCGAAGGACACAGATTTTCTGTTTGATGATTTTTTAGGGATGCTGAAACGGTAG